In one window of Gossypium arboreum isolate Shixiya-1 chromosome 4, ASM2569848v2, whole genome shotgun sequence DNA:
- the LOC108460661 gene encoding pentatricopeptide repeat-containing protein At1g11900 translates to MDPFLNFKISMVAASRCFNILLRCKTTFIFSSSLVRGLGNRVSIPHYRPHNYFTCIRLFCPIVSKIVGNYNSLATQAAPDDEGMADEFLNQILATYRNAPNSSKERCNAYVHKLCKAGNLSTAIRLLQSLRDNNIFIPNAYNTLLAAAAERNQIDLSFRIFKDLLVFHGPLTLTCYLKLARSCADTNDCTALIRYVKQVSDLAFPNNMIVINRIIFAFGECRQIEKALLVFNQIKGFGCKPNVITYNTILDILGRAGRVDEMVLEFTSMKEAGFVPDFVTYNTLLNNLRRVGRLDMCLVFFREMDDRGVEPDLLTYREMIEAFGRSGNTGEALRLFNDMKQRKIRPSIYIYRSLVDILKKAGKVDLAMSISQEMNSSTSDLFGSKDFKRKRR, encoded by the exons ATGGATCCtttcttaaatttcaaaatttcaatggTCGCTGCTTCAAGGTGCTTCAACATTCTCCTTCGATGCAAAACCACTTTCATCTTCAGTTCCAGTCTTGTCCGAGGTTTGGGTAATCGTGTATCGATTCCACATTATCGTCCCCAT AATTACTTCACTTGTATCCGCCTGTTTTGCCCTATTGTAAGCAAAATCGTCGGAAATTACAACTCGCTTGCAACTCAGGCTGCTCCAGATGATGAAGGAATGGCTGATGAATTCTTGAACCAAATCCTCGCTACCTATCGAAACGCGCCGAATTCAAGTAAGGAAAGGTGTAATGCTTATGTTCATAAGCTCTGCAAAGCAGGGAATCTTTCTACGGCTATTAGATTACTGCAATCTTTGCgtgataataatatatttatcccCAATGCATATAATACACTTTTGGCTGCAGCTGCTGAAAGAAATCAGATTGACCTTTCGTTTCGGATATTCAAAGATTTATTAGTTTTTCATGGACCCTTGACCTTAACTTGTTATCTTAAGCTTGCAAGGTCTTGTGCTGATACTAATGACTGCACAGCATTGATTAGATATGTCAAGCAGGTGTCAGATTTGGCTTTCCCGAATAACATGATTGTTATAAATCGAATCATCTTTGCATTTGGTGAATGTAGGCAGATAGAGAAGGCTCTTTTGGTATTTAATCAGATTAAGGGTTTTGGATGTAAGCCCAATGTAATAACATATAATACTATTTTGGATATCTTGGGTCGTGCCGGTCGGGTGGATGAAATGGTACTTGAGTTTACTTCTATGAAGGAAGCTGGCTTTGTTCCGGATTTTGTTACTTATAATACATTGTTGAACAATTTGAGGAGGGTTGGGAGATTGGATATGTGCTTAGTGTTTTTTAGAGAAATGGATGATCGTGGAGTTGAACCAGATTTGCTTACTTACAGAGAAATGATTGAGGCATTTGGCCGATCGGGGAACACTGGAGAAGCATTAAGACTCTTTAATGATATGAAACAGAGGAAGATACGCCCGTCAATCTACATATATCGATCCCTAGTTGACATTTTGAAGAAAGCAGGGAAGGTGGATTTGGCAATGTCGATTTCACAGGAGATGAATTCATCTACTTCAGACTTATTTGGTTCGAAGGATTTTAAACGAAAACGTAGGTAG
- the LOC108459049 gene encoding germin-like protein 9-3: protein MASRIPTMKVLSLVLSSFVIVQIALASDPDVLSDFLVPANQNNVGGGFFTYTGMRVLVNQSTFPANFTILKASMVEFPALNGQSVSYAVLQYPASSLNPPHTHPRAAELLFLVDGSLEVGFVDTTNKLFTQSLQAGDMFIFPKGLVHYPYNADANNPAIAISSFGSANAGTVSLPKTLFATSIDDTILAKSFETDVSTIQALKAGLAS, encoded by the coding sequence ATGGCTTCAAGGATTCCCACCATGAAAGTGCTTTCCCTTGTGTTATCTTCATTTGTCATTGTCCAAATAGCCCTGGCTAGTGATCCTGATGTTCTTTCTGACTTTTTAGTCCCTGCAAACCAAAATAACGTTGGTGGAGGCTTCTTCACGTACACAGGGATGCGAGTCCTCGTCAACCAAAGCACCTTCCCTGCAAATTTCACGATCCTGAAAGCTAGCATGGTGGAATTCCCAGCATTAAATGGTCAAAGTGTGTCCTACGCCGTTCTTCAATACCCTGCAAGCTCTCTCAACCCTCCACACACTCATCCTCGTGCGGCCGAGCTGCTTTTCCTCGTTGATGGGAGCCTGGAAGTTGGTTTTGTCGACACAACGAACAAGCTTTTCACTCAGAGTCTACAAGCCGGCGACATGTTTATCTTCCCTAAAGGGTTAGTGCACTATCCGTACAATGCGGATGCCAATAACCCAGCTATCGCGATTTCTTCGTTTGGAAGTGCAAATGCAGGAACCGTATCGCTCCCTAAGACCCTTTTTGCCACCAGCATCGACGACACTATATTGGCTAAATCCTTCGAAACTGATGTTTCTACCATTCAAGCTCTCAAGGCTGGTCTTGCATCCTAG
- the LOC108460660 gene encoding external alternative NAD(P)H-ubiquinone oxidoreductase B1, mitochondrial codes for MTILSFFTRASRAFNGYPASSKLLLLCTLSLSGGGVVAYSEAQVDASKTSVQVNEKDCKKKRVVVLGTGWAGISFLKDLDVSAYDVQVVSPRNYFAFTPLLPSVTCGTVEARSIVEPVRNIIKKRNGEIQFWEAECMKIDAANKKLFCRYTVENNLVGNDEFSLEYDYLVIAVGAQVNTFNTPGVLENCFFLKEVEDAQKIRRSVIDCFEKAVLPGLSEEERRINLHFVIVGGGPTGVEFAAELHDFVQEDLINLYPSVKDLVKITVIQSGDHILNMFDERISSFAEQKFRRDGIEVQTGSRVISVSDKEITMKLKAKGEICSVPHGLVVWSTGVETRPFVKDFMGQIGQANRRVLATDEWLRVKGCEDVYALGDCATINQRKVMEDIAAIFKAADKDNSGFLTVEEFKDVIDDILERYPQVEHYLKSKHLRDVTDLMKDSEGNYIDKVDIEGFKLALCQADSQVKNLPATAQVAAQQGAYLSKCFNRKYKWKDNPEGPRRFRGSGRHQFHPFQYKHLGQFAPLGGEQAAAELPGDWVSMGRSTQWLWYSVYASKQVSWRTRVLVVSDWTRRFIFGRDSSRI; via the exons ATGACAATCCTCTCTTTCTTCACCAGAGCTTCACGGGCTTTCAATGGCTACCCTGCTTCTTCCAAGCTTTTGCTTCTCTGTACTCTCAGTCTCAG TGGTGGAGGTGTTGTGGCTTACTCAGAAGCACAAGTAGATGCTAGCAAAACTAGTGTTCAAGTGAACGAAAAAGATTGCAAGAAAAAGAGAGTGGTGGTTCTTGGAACGGGATGGGCCGGTATTAGTTTCCTTAAAGATCTTGATGTTTCAGCTTACGATGTTCAGGTTGTTTCACCCCGGAATTATTTTGCATTCACCCCATTGTTGCCTAGTGTCACCTGTGGAACCGTTGAAGCACGGAGCATTGTAGAGCCTGTTCGAAACATTATAAAGAAG AGAAATGGAGAAATACAGTTTTGGGAAGCTGAATGTATGAAGATTGATGCTGCAAACAAGAAACTTTTCTGCCGGTATACTGTGGAAAATAACTTGGTGGGAAATGATGAATTCTCTTTGGAATATGACTATTTGGTTATAGCAGTGGGAGCACAAGTAAATACATTTAACACCCCTGGTGTCCTCGAGAACTGCTTCTTTCTGAAG GAAGTCGAGGATGCACAGAAGATACGGAGGAGTGTTATTGACTGCTTTGAAAAGGCTGTCCTTCCTGGACTAAGTGAAGAAGAACGAAGGATAAACCTTCATTTTGTAATTGTTGGAGGGGGACCTACTGGTGTGGAGTTTGCAGCAGAGTTGCATGACTTTGTTCAGGAGGATTTGATCAACTTATATCCTTCAGTTAAAGATCTGGTGAAAATAACTGTGATTCAATCAGGGGACCATATTCTGAATAT GTTTGATGAACGAATAAGTAGTTTCGCTGAGCAAAAATTTCGAAGAGATGGTATCGAAGTTCAAACTGGATCTCGTGTTATTAGTGTTTCCGATAAGGAAATCACTATGAAGCTCAAGGCGAAAGGAGAGATTTGTTCTGTACCTCATGGATTGGTTGTTTGGTCTACTGGAGTTGAGACTCGCCCTTTTGTGAAGGACTTCATGGGGCAAATCGGGCAG GCTAACAGACGTGTTCTAGCAACCGATGAATGGTTGCGAGTAAAAGGATGTGAAGATGTGTATGCCCTTGGTGATTGCGCCACTATAAATCAGCGTAAAGTCATG GAAGATATCGCTGCCATATTTAAGGCTGCAGATAAAGATAACTCTGGTTTCTTAACCGTTGAAGAATTTAAAGATGTTATAGACGATATCCTTGAGAGGTATCCGCAAGTGGAACACTATTTGAAGAGCAAGCACCTGAGGGATGTAACTGATCTGATGAAAGATTCCGAGGGGAATTATATAGATAAAGTGGACATTGAAGGATTTAAGCTAGCCCTTTGTCAAGCTGATTCACAAGTGAAGAATCTGCCTGCAACAGCTCAG GTTGCGGCACAACAAGGTGCATATCTTTCTAAATGCTTCAACCGCAAGTATAAGTGGAAAGATAATCCTGAAGGCCCACGGCGTTTTAGAGGGTCTGGTCGTCATCAATTCCATCCATTTCA ATACAAACACCTTGGGCAATTTGCTCCTTTAGGAGGGGAGCAAGCAGCTGCTGAGCTGCCTGGGGACTGGGTTTCCATGGGTCGTAGCACACAGTGGCTCTGGTACTCTGTATATGCAAG CAAACAAGTGAGCTGGCGTACTCGGGTGTTGGTGGTATCCGATTGGACTCGAAGATTCATTTTTGGAAGAGATTCAAGCCGCATTTGA